DNA sequence from the Salvia splendens isolate huo1 chromosome 19, SspV2, whole genome shotgun sequence genome:
gtttcataaattcgcaagcccatcaaatatatatgggctaatacgaatttctagtattcatttatttgtaaaaattgtttttaaatataaaaaccaatttttataaataaaaaatatttttttaaaaattcattttaaaaaaaatgaatttattgcgtcagcgtaaCGACGCCCACTTgcaggccggcgagtgggcgtcacgcacgacgcagggcgagccacgtcgccgaagcgcgtggcgacACAAGCTGTGCCGCGTCTCGCGGCGACGGCACCCGCGACGGCATGGGTACGACACGGAGACGGAACGCACCTCCGCAACGAGTCGCGCGCCGGTTCCGTTCCGCCGGCACGAAACGCGGAACGCGGGCGGCCaacgttgcgggtgctcttacaAGAATTAACAGCAAAAACGTGGTATCTTTTTCTGTTAATTCTTAAACCCAAAGTTAATAGTTATAGAGtaataatttttctttctaaaCCCAACATTAAAACATTTTAACCCGTGTTATTTCCATTtgaacttttcaattttttcttgatttatacacacATCAAAAATTATCAAAGCTAATGCAACTGAAGCAAAGGTTTCATGAAAATTTGTGACCCGAATATATTCAGCAAAAATGTTAATCGTCTATACTATGATTAGAGCTATAGATTACTAATATTCAGTGTGAATGATCATAATTGATGGGTAAGAATGTTCAAACAATGTAACCCTAGTTTGAATCAATTGCCTGAACAATCTCTCCAATCTCCCTTCCAATTCTCCAATAATGTCATCCACAATTTGCAATTTCTTCACCACATCACTCCTCATTTTCCCTCGAAGCCCCAAATCCAAATCCTCAATCTCATTCACACCGCCTCTCGATTTTCCCGCCACCAGCCTCGAAACCAACGACCTCTCCGCCGCGTACGACACGAACCCAGCACGCTTTTCAAATTCGCGCTCGTGATTCTGGCAAGTTGTTTAAAGACGAAGCTGAATTCGCCGTCTGCGTTGATTGAGTGATTATTCGATTTCGATTTCGATCCGGTCACAATCTCCGATTTCCTGAGGTTTTTTAGGGTTTTCGCGACGGTTTTCTGCATCCTCTTCCTGAAGGAGAGGTACGCCGCTACGTCGTTTTGCACCGCGGAATCGGAATCAGTTCCCTTCCGCCGCATCGCCGATTGAAGCGCGCGGACGTTCTCTCTCATCATCTGAAGCACCTCTCTGACGGCGCCGCACGCGTCGAGCAGATCCACCAATCGCGACAGAGATTCCTCCACCAATTTCCAATCAACACCATCGACTCCTGATGATTTATTCCGGCTGAATTCCTCGAATGAATTTTAGAGCTGCGCAAGCGCCACAAGACCGGATTAAAGCGATTCCGAGCTACCAGATCCGCATTTCAATTTCTCAAACTCCGAGTCCAGACTCTTCGAGTGATCTAATCTTGAAGGAAGACTGATTGATCTGAAATGTGTTTGTGAAATCGCCATTATTTGTTTTTCCGATTGAAAACCTTAAGGCGCTGTTTGGTTGGATTGTTGATTTTGAGATGTTGAAAAATGTTTGGAAAGGGAGAGCTGTATTTATAGAGACATAAATTGATGATGTTGCATGTGGGGCTCatttgatttatgtttttttttctctatgaaTCATCCAAAAAAAGagacaaatttaaataaaataatggagTAAAATTTATACGTGGCTTTCATGCAAATGCCATGTGTTGTAGAGAGAGAGGCAATAATAGTTGTCTCCTTGCCTCCTTAAATCATTTGGAGCCAATGCTAGAAAAATGACAAAAAGTACAATATTTTTAATCTGAAAAGCTAAATGCATAATGTGCTCCATGAGGGACACACAGATCTATATTAAGTTTTTTGCTATATTTGGATGTATTATTGTATACAGGGAAGACCTAGAGTGTACAGTAGATTCTGTGGATAATAATAGAATTTCTTACTcatcaaaacaataaaaaaaggaGAAATTTATGTAGTAATATAGTTTTTAAATTGATGAGCCAATTCTGTGGACAAGATAGTACATACGTATCACACTCTTTCACCATATAAATGATTCTATAGCATCGTGTCAACTTTCTATACACTAGTTTAGAAAATAGTgtgtattttaaaaattgtatataaaaataattttgcaATTTCATATTATTTACACTTATAACTATTTTTTGCATGTCCTTACAATAACCATTGATATTGAATATGCATTCCTGAATAAGAAACACCACTTTGaatctctatattattctctttcatgatttattatttctcttaaTTAACAAACTAAATAATATCATAAAATTTGTTCTCTTTCTTAATTCTCACTagttttctactttattcaagCTCTAATTAATttagtaaatatttattttttaatcttcatattaaaagaaatgtctctaacACTAATagaggatgaagggagtatttcACTTTGAATAGAATAAGAAATATATACATTTCAATGATAACTTATTAACATTGTTCTCCATAATTCTACTAGTAAAATATTACacgaataaataaaatttggacTATCTCATTATAATCACATAATTGCATAATCAACTCAACATTTGGTTAAAAGTTACAGCACCATTCTCCCAtcaactaagagcatctccggtgggcggatgtcccactcggacattcactaggacatcccaaaaacacctcatgccacgtcactaggacatcccaccccattgccacatcactaggacatcccctgcataatccgcccttcccactaggtcatcccgcaataaaaaaaatcataataatttaattttaatataaacaaaaagtacgggaaagcaaaatacgggaaAAATTACGGGAAACCaaaaaacgggcaaaaatacatagtcataaaacataaaaaaaaaagagaatttagaaaaaaagtaaaatacatagtcatgaaaaaaagaaaaatacatagtccaacatccccggctcactccgcgctgtcctcATCGCGGAGTGAGCCGAGGATGTTGGACTATGTTTTCccacgagccgtatatatagaatttaaaaaaaaattattatcggacgtccgaccgggacgtccgaccctcGCCatagtggcggacgtccgcccgcccgtcgccgggacgtccgaggacacccgacgtcctcacgggacgtccgtatccgaccttcgaccccccaacggcggacgtcccggtagCCCTTCCgcgtgtccgaccggacgtcctaccggaAGGCCGTCACCGGAGATGCTACTAATAGAGatttgataataataaaaaaaggcgCATGCGGGCCCCACCAGAATGCCCATACATATGAAAAACGTGAGTGGCCGCCTCTTTACTCGCCACGTTTACCAATTTTGTTTTGTCTGAGAAATTATCAAGTGCAAGCCTAGCAATTAATTAACCAATTTCGTTTCGACACGTGGACCATCTACCATTGGCTACTTCAAAGTATTGATATTATTGGATGAGTAAATTGGAAGTCGGCAAACGGATCATACAACTAAAttctttctaaaataaaaagtacTTTAAATGATTTCTGCCTTACTTTGAATCCAGCCACAGGTCCCATGTCAAGGGAAGATACAGAACACCCTCTTTTGTCTCCACCATTTTTTCTTCTATTCTTTCCCAATTATTCAATTATGCTCAATTTCAGTAACATCGCTTCGTATTTTTGGTCAAGTATAAACCGATTTTATTACTTCCTTCATCCTATTTTAAGTAGAGAATTTCTTTTCCGACACAGAATTTTATTCAGCGTTTTTTGTGagataaaaatagaaagaatacAGTGGAAA
Encoded proteins:
- the LOC121778992 gene encoding uncharacterized protein LOC121778992, which gives rise to MAISQTHFRSISLPSRLDHSKSLDSEFEKLKCGSGVDGVDWKLVEESLSRLVDLLDACGAVREVLQMMRENVRALQSAMRRKGTDSDSAVQNDVAAYLSFRKRMQKTVAKTLKNLRKSEINHEREFEKRAGFVSYAAERSLVSRLVAGKSRGGVNEIEDLDLGLRGKMRSDVVKKLQIVDDIIGELEGRLERLFRQLIQTRVTLFEHSYPSIMIIHTEY